A genomic region of Mesobacillus jeotgali contains the following coding sequences:
- a CDS encoding aspartate:alanine exchanger family transporter, which yields MDGIIGLLEEPLILLFVILFLGSALGEIKIRGLSLGTSGVLLAAMVFGHFGYQVSPVIQQLGLGLFIVAVGLSAGPRFFRMMKTSGIVFGIISLLIVLVASVTTIAVAKLFNLSPALSIGIMTGALTSTPGLAAALQATGDPLASVGYGIAYPFGVLAVVLFVQLLPRVLKVDLAEDLKKKSGPVRNDESPEVMTIEVTDPAINKRTLKELEFNKYNTVVISRVIRGDRNIIALNDTVILVGDRLVAVGLPSDLKKLCQDIGREVENNFKNHDNVELRKVTVDSLELIGKTIRELELRRTYGVTVTRIERGGFEFNQNAKWRLERGDVLTLVSSEDRLEDVEKLFSRKKLTVTNIHILSLSLVLLLGVLAGMIPFHFPKLGTITFGVAGGPLFIALIIGHFGKLGPIHARYYQPSNQVIRDIGLVLFLAGAGTTAGKGIVQVIQQEGFNLVIGGAIITILPVVAGFFIARKLFRLSIIHSLGALCGGMTSTPGLGATNQLMDSEDPAIAYAVAYPFALISVAVASQILVFFL from the coding sequence GTGGACGGCATAATTGGTTTGCTAGAGGAACCATTAATTCTACTATTTGTCATATTATTTCTCGGCTCCGCGCTGGGAGAAATTAAAATACGGGGACTAAGCCTGGGAACATCCGGGGTGCTCTTGGCGGCAATGGTATTCGGCCATTTTGGCTATCAGGTGTCGCCGGTCATCCAGCAGCTGGGCCTCGGCTTATTTATCGTGGCTGTCGGCTTGTCTGCAGGACCGCGCTTTTTCCGAATGATGAAAACGAGCGGGATCGTTTTCGGCATCATAAGCCTGTTGATCGTTCTTGTCGCATCAGTCACTACAATTGCTGTGGCCAAGCTGTTTAACCTGTCTCCAGCATTGAGCATCGGAATCATGACTGGGGCTCTGACGAGTACACCTGGTCTGGCGGCGGCCCTCCAGGCAACAGGCGACCCACTCGCGTCTGTCGGCTACGGTATTGCCTATCCATTCGGAGTACTGGCGGTTGTGCTGTTCGTGCAGCTTTTGCCGCGAGTGCTGAAGGTGGACCTGGCAGAGGATTTGAAAAAGAAATCGGGTCCTGTTCGCAATGATGAGTCACCTGAAGTTATGACAATCGAAGTCACGGACCCTGCAATCAATAAAAGAACTTTAAAAGAGCTGGAGTTCAATAAATACAATACGGTCGTCATCAGTAGGGTTATCCGCGGGGACCGGAATATTATCGCTCTCAATGATACAGTCATTCTCGTGGGGGACAGGCTTGTTGCTGTCGGTCTACCGAGTGACTTGAAGAAACTGTGCCAGGATATCGGCAGGGAAGTCGAGAACAATTTCAAAAATCACGATAATGTGGAGCTTCGAAAGGTGACCGTAGATTCACTGGAATTAATCGGGAAGACGATCAGGGAACTTGAATTAAGGCGTACCTACGGAGTGACGGTCACGAGGATTGAACGTGGCGGTTTTGAATTCAACCAGAATGCGAAATGGCGTCTGGAGCGCGGTGATGTCCTGACGCTTGTGAGCAGTGAAGACCGTTTGGAAGATGTAGAAAAGCTATTTAGCAGAAAGAAACTGACAGTTACGAATATCCATATTCTGTCGCTAAGCTTAGTGTTGCTGCTGGGAGTGCTGGCCGGGATGATTCCGTTCCATTTCCCGAAGCTCGGCACGATTACATTCGGCGTTGCCGGCGGACCGTTGTTCATCGCTTTAATCATCGGTCACTTTGGTAAACTCGGTCCAATTCATGCGCGCTATTACCAGCCATCGAACCAGGTCATCCGCGATATCGGGTTGGTCCTATTCCTTGCTGGCGCTGGTACTACAGCAGGAAAAGGTATTGTTCAGGTCATCCAGCAGGAAGGCTTCAACCTTGTCATCGGCGGCGCGATCATTACAATTTTGCCAGTTGTTGCCGGGTTTTTCATCGCGAGGAAGCTTTTCCGGCTCAGTATCATTCACTCACTAGGCGCTTTGTGCGGTGGAATGACAAGTACACCTGGACTCGGAGCCACTAACCAGTTGATGGATTCTGAAGATCCTGCGATCGCTTACGCAGTCGCTTACCCATTCGCGCTTATCTCGGTTGCAGTGGCATCACAGATTTTGGTTTTCTTTTTATAA
- a CDS encoding cation-transporting P-type ATPase has protein sequence MNAVRHRTKRKILHRLLTNFTNKIILSLLIMIIIAN, from the coding sequence ATGAATGCCGTCCGTCACCGAACGAAAAGAAAAATTCTCCACAGGTTATTGACAAATTTTACAAACAAGATTATATTATCATTATTGATAATGATAATAATCGCAAACTAA
- a CDS encoding helix-turn-helix domain-containing protein gives MKETKADLILHPVRMKVLHTLSSGRRKTVQQIAEKLPEVPQATLYRHLKKLLDAGVIEVVEENQVRGTIEKVYALPKNNEVLSREEVLKAGPDEHLEYFMKFLASVLMDFEAYIRQPNYDFQKDMASFRQATLYASDEEYSEFIRKYVELITPLLENEEAPNRKKRTITNILTTHNNFEEGNKDDERPDG, from the coding sequence ATGAAGGAAACGAAAGCAGATCTTATTTTACACCCGGTTCGAATGAAGGTTCTTCACACGTTATCCAGTGGGAGGAGGAAGACAGTACAGCAGATTGCTGAGAAGCTGCCGGAAGTGCCACAGGCAACTTTGTATCGGCATTTGAAAAAGCTGCTTGATGCAGGGGTAATTGAGGTAGTCGAGGAAAACCAGGTTCGCGGAACAATTGAAAAAGTGTATGCTCTGCCGAAAAATAATGAAGTTCTCTCAAGGGAAGAGGTGCTCAAAGCTGGTCCCGATGAGCATCTGGAATATTTCATGAAGTTTCTTGCCAGTGTCTTGATGGATTTTGAAGCCTATATTCGCCAGCCAAACTATGATTTTCAAAAAGACATGGCAAGCTTCCGGCAGGCGACCTTGTACGCGAGTGATGAGGAATACAGTGAGTTTATCAGGAAATATGTGGAGTTGATTACGCCGCTGCTCGAAAATGAAGAAGCGCCGAATAGGAAGAAACGAACGATCACTAATATTTTAACTACCCATAATAACTTTGAAGAGGGGAATAAGGATGATGAACGCCCAGATGGTTAA
- a CDS encoding alpha/beta hydrolase, producing MMNAQMVNEEISFNSDVKLTGTLLIPDQGKETYPAMVFLPGSGQLNRDGSTPNGKFKFNLYKDLAELCTSLGFATFRYDKRGIGESEGDFHSAGLSDALKDGEAALDMLSAHPKVDESKLIIIGHSEGCMVGTALNAIRPAAGLVLLSGGGETLKEALDHQRQLLYKEMREKKGIQGFIINKFNTLDKAEKQAQGTYKKMVDSNKDVTKTLGFIKMPAKYFREHFALDIEKALEKVTCPVLAINGTKDFQANPEKLKRLEQFVQGEFEIHVVENMDHGLKEQLTPMKPSSYKKDYLKTIGKPIHPEAVRHLSSWLESNF from the coding sequence ATGATGAACGCCCAGATGGTTAATGAGGAAATTTCTTTTAACAGTGATGTGAAATTAACAGGAACATTATTGATTCCTGATCAAGGTAAGGAAACCTATCCCGCAATGGTGTTCCTGCCAGGATCTGGCCAGTTGAATCGTGACGGCAGCACGCCTAATGGAAAATTCAAATTCAATCTTTACAAGGATTTAGCTGAATTGTGTACATCACTTGGATTTGCAACATTCCGTTACGATAAAAGAGGGATCGGTGAAAGTGAAGGGGATTTTCATTCTGCCGGGCTTTCTGATGCGTTGAAGGATGGAGAAGCTGCACTTGATATGCTGTCAGCTCATCCGAAGGTAGACGAGAGCAAACTCATCATCATTGGCCACAGCGAAGGTTGCATGGTCGGTACTGCCCTGAACGCTATAAGGCCGGCAGCAGGATTGGTCCTTCTTTCCGGCGGCGGTGAAACGCTTAAGGAAGCACTGGATCATCAAAGGCAGCTGCTTTACAAAGAGATGAGAGAAAAGAAGGGAATTCAGGGCTTCATCATCAACAAGTTCAACACTCTTGATAAAGCCGAAAAACAAGCCCAAGGTACCTACAAGAAAATGGTCGATTCCAATAAAGATGTAACGAAAACACTAGGCTTCATTAAAATGCCGGCCAAGTATTTCAGGGAGCATTTTGCGCTGGATATAGAAAAGGCGTTGGAGAAGGTTACATGTCCGGTGCTGGCAATCAATGGCACAAAAGATTTTCAGGCCAACCCTGAAAAGCTGAAGCGCCTTGAACAGTTTGTCCAGGGAGAATTTGAAATCCATGTCGTCGAAAACATGGACCATGGCTTAAAGGAGCAACTTACGCCGATGAAGCCATCATCCTACAAAAAGGATTACTTAAAAACAATCGGAAAGCCAATTCATCCTGAGGCGGTTAGGCATCTGAGTTCTTGGCTCGAAAGCAATTTTTAG
- a CDS encoding amidohydrolase family protein gives MKIIDAHIHLSNIKSFYETAEKLSFVDYSTAGILKEFKEANVVLGIGMGLTETDKMGFPDYEARTPMGLDMAAELPANIFCCAGVNPYDLDEAALARLEKELQNPKTVGIKIYLGYYPFYAYDEVYEPVYKLAAKYQLPVVFHTGDTYSERGYLKYSHPMAIDEVAVNHRDVNFMMAHFGDPWTLTGAEIIYKNPNVFADLSGLIVGTKEELDKRSQGRFLDHLRHALEFADSYDKLLFGTDWPLIPVGPYIEFIKDLIPPEHHEDVFYNTALKVFPKIKPYLE, from the coding sequence ATGAAAATCATCGATGCCCATATACACCTATCAAACATTAAATCCTTTTATGAAACGGCCGAGAAACTGTCATTCGTCGACTATTCCACAGCTGGCATCCTGAAGGAGTTCAAGGAAGCCAATGTGGTGCTCGGAATCGGCATGGGCCTGACGGAAACTGATAAAATGGGGTTCCCGGATTATGAAGCCCGTACGCCGATGGGGCTTGATATGGCAGCCGAGCTCCCGGCCAATATTTTTTGCTGCGCCGGGGTCAATCCTTATGATCTGGATGAGGCAGCACTTGCCCGGCTTGAAAAAGAACTGCAAAATCCGAAGACGGTCGGAATCAAGATTTATCTTGGCTACTATCCTTTTTATGCGTATGACGAAGTGTACGAACCGGTCTATAAACTGGCAGCGAAATACCAGCTGCCAGTCGTCTTCCACACTGGAGATACTTATTCAGAGCGTGGCTATTTAAAATATTCACATCCAATGGCGATTGACGAGGTCGCGGTCAACCACCGCGATGTGAATTTCATGATGGCGCACTTTGGAGATCCGTGGACATTGACTGGAGCGGAAATCATTTATAAAAACCCGAACGTTTTTGCTGATCTGTCAGGACTGATCGTTGGCACAAAGGAAGAACTGGACAAACGCAGCCAGGGTCGATTCCTTGACCACTTGCGCCATGCGCTTGAGTTTGCCGATTCTTATGACAAGCTGTTGTTCGGCACAGACTGGCCTTTGATCCCGGTCGGTCCGTATATCGAGTTCATCAAGGACCTGATTCCGCCCGAGCACCATGAGGACGTATTTTACAATACCGCTCTGAAGGTGTTTCCGAAGATCAAGCCGTATTTGGAGTAA
- a CDS encoding GNAT family N-acetyltransferase, with product MAQLNKVIQIERYHEGFAAGVAKMWNLSRDGWGGDTRVMTEEQVKKKEANSDNIELYLALDGEEVVGYCGLSEYKEDTGSLYIPLLNVRTDYHGHKIGKKLLLQALEKTVELGWPRLDLYTWAGNTKAVPLYKKCGFFWEDRDDSTHLMNFIPQVLNTPLLKPAFEKLDWYGDSTRLIEVKPDGTKENGFTFYEYSWQNAGTSARVQFERTSRGISLIETDDFILQMKLADHEVIQEEEREFEITVVNKGDAPISFKADGTDSGRVKYDFNAERMVDHESTISATFTVEKGEEPSNWRTHPSIKATVWINGLECELKLGIFPINPAKIEASYSGNLSFLEKETSINVEINNNLNESAVFELDFPEAEQVVLARQTFTVEIPARGRKTLSVPLTVKQHGFYKPELKITATKADGQKLTFFQEVSVSFKGLGERFGGESKDFWHIFNGLGQINVRKRDLLTSAARNNKKNQPLAFMTPKLGKPYSLEFTKKKPSSVTWEINDSSIDMKICLESAEMEGLHLTQTYRLFGDGIIHTWAEVENKGESVHPDVAFSQPVYHEMERVYFPLDGEVVHFSENRIMEIGELETERITGSWYFTEGHSGPIGLSWSESSNAGPESWQFIIEDQFGKLEPGAKAVSGTITLSLGAFQNVEEFIAYAEQVPIRKKPEPTSDLCFKADQLVTKPDTDLAFTLKTHRNSYLDGTITIGDEIHAVTADMEKTSHSMTVPTGALQPVSILEATYAGNGTEARFKELLISPSGSVTAGTEDGTFIIDNGIITLKADPAFYPGIYSMEVNGHEWLANSYPELTAKSWWNPWAGGMKTVPNGINTFSLLKEKSHAEVVELTDSEGNKWTGLAISTEFKEHKQWKDVQYAQYYLMLPGVPVVASFTEVKDAGGKNLADEIWITDMFVGGSELTDVRISVSDSQQGHAYYAGSEEIPLLLDGDSYFSSNSCDDRFYMIPNNDASPTDAYTNKEVLQLVSRHKGDFEKSAPLFLLFDERWLTGDLLKKLRRVQF from the coding sequence GTGGCACAATTAAATAAGGTTATTCAAATCGAGAGATATCATGAAGGATTTGCGGCTGGAGTCGCCAAAATGTGGAATCTGAGTCGTGACGGCTGGGGTGGTGATACCCGCGTCATGACGGAGGAGCAGGTGAAAAAGAAAGAAGCCAACTCTGACAACATCGAGCTTTACCTGGCATTGGACGGAGAGGAAGTTGTCGGGTACTGCGGCCTGTCTGAGTATAAAGAGGATACGGGATCACTGTATATCCCACTGCTCAACGTGCGCACGGATTATCACGGACATAAAATCGGCAAGAAGCTCTTGCTTCAGGCGCTTGAAAAAACGGTGGAGCTCGGCTGGCCTCGGCTTGATCTTTACACATGGGCCGGGAATACGAAAGCTGTTCCGCTTTATAAAAAGTGCGGCTTTTTCTGGGAGGACAGGGATGACTCGACCCACCTGATGAATTTCATTCCGCAGGTCCTGAATACTCCACTTTTAAAACCTGCCTTTGAAAAACTGGATTGGTATGGAGACAGCACCAGATTAATAGAAGTAAAGCCGGATGGAACCAAGGAAAATGGCTTTACTTTCTATGAATACAGCTGGCAGAACGCAGGCACGTCAGCGAGAGTACAATTCGAGCGAACAAGCCGCGGCATCAGCTTGATTGAAACAGATGATTTCATCCTGCAAATGAAATTGGCAGACCATGAAGTCATCCAGGAGGAAGAACGGGAATTCGAGATTACGGTCGTGAACAAGGGCGATGCTCCCATTTCCTTCAAGGCAGACGGCACGGACAGCGGACGCGTTAAGTATGATTTCAACGCAGAACGAATGGTAGATCATGAGTCTACTATATCCGCTACCTTCACCGTAGAAAAAGGTGAAGAACCGAGCAACTGGCGGACACATCCGAGCATCAAGGCGACTGTTTGGATCAACGGGCTTGAATGTGAATTGAAGCTTGGCATCTTCCCAATCAACCCTGCAAAAATAGAGGCCAGCTACTCTGGCAACCTATCTTTCCTGGAAAAAGAAACATCTATTAATGTTGAAATAAACAATAACTTGAACGAAAGCGCTGTTTTTGAATTAGACTTTCCTGAAGCTGAGCAGGTCGTATTAGCAAGGCAAACGTTCACCGTGGAAATTCCAGCACGCGGGCGGAAGACGCTGTCTGTTCCTTTAACTGTAAAACAGCATGGATTTTACAAGCCTGAGCTGAAGATCACTGCTACAAAAGCAGATGGACAAAAGCTGACCTTCTTTCAGGAAGTCTCGGTTTCTTTCAAAGGGCTCGGTGAAAGGTTCGGCGGTGAATCGAAGGATTTCTGGCATATTTTTAACGGCCTCGGACAGATCAATGTCCGCAAGCGGGACCTGCTGACGTCTGCCGCTAGAAACAATAAAAAGAATCAGCCTTTGGCTTTTATGACACCGAAACTAGGAAAACCATATTCACTCGAGTTCACCAAGAAAAAGCCTTCCTCTGTTACATGGGAGATCAATGATTCTTCGATTGATATGAAGATCTGCCTGGAATCTGCCGAGATGGAAGGACTGCACTTAACACAGACGTATCGTTTATTCGGTGATGGCATCATCCACACATGGGCGGAGGTTGAAAATAAAGGTGAGAGCGTCCATCCTGATGTAGCTTTCAGCCAGCCTGTCTACCATGAGATGGAGCGGGTTTACTTCCCACTCGACGGCGAGGTTGTGCATTTTTCCGAAAATCGGATCATGGAGATTGGCGAGCTGGAGACAGAGAGAATCACTGGAAGCTGGTATTTTACTGAAGGACATTCCGGCCCAATCGGTTTGTCCTGGTCTGAAAGCAGCAATGCCGGCCCTGAAAGCTGGCAATTCATCATCGAGGACCAGTTCGGTAAGCTAGAGCCGGGTGCAAAAGCTGTGTCAGGAACAATCACCCTGTCACTCGGAGCATTCCAGAATGTCGAAGAGTTCATCGCCTATGCAGAGCAAGTTCCAATCCGAAAGAAGCCTGAACCAACAAGTGATTTATGCTTCAAAGCTGATCAACTCGTGACCAAGCCTGATACTGACCTGGCTTTCACTTTAAAAACTCATCGAAACAGCTATCTTGATGGAACAATAACAATTGGAGACGAGATTCACGCGGTTACCGCCGATATGGAGAAAACCTCTCATTCTATGACAGTGCCAACAGGCGCTCTACAGCCTGTGTCCATTCTTGAAGCCACTTACGCAGGCAACGGAACGGAAGCTAGATTCAAAGAGTTGCTAATCTCTCCATCGGGAAGTGTTACTGCCGGAACGGAAGATGGCACTTTCATCATTGATAACGGCATCATAACTCTGAAAGCAGACCCGGCTTTTTATCCTGGCATCTATTCAATGGAAGTGAATGGCCACGAATGGCTCGCCAACTCCTACCCGGAATTGACGGCGAAAAGCTGGTGGAATCCATGGGCCGGCGGCATGAAGACAGTACCGAACGGAATCAATACCTTCTCGCTGTTAAAAGAAAAAAGCCATGCCGAAGTGGTCGAATTGACGGACAGCGAAGGCAATAAATGGACCGGTTTGGCGATCTCGACTGAGTTCAAGGAACATAAGCAATGGAAAGATGTCCAATATGCGCAATATTATTTGATGCTTCCAGGCGTGCCTGTTGTCGCTTCTTTTACAGAAGTGAAGGATGCTGGCGGAAAAAATCTTGCTGATGAAATTTGGATCACAGACATGTTTGTTGGTGGCAGCGAGCTGACCGATGTAAGGATTTCAGTCAGTGACAGCCAGCAGGGTCATGCGTATTACGCAGGCAGTGAGGAGATTCCTTTGCTGCTCGATGGAGACTCGTATTTCTCATCTAACAGCTGTGATGATAGGTTTTACATGATTCCGAACAACGATGCCTCTCCAACTGACGCGTATACAAATAAAGAAGTTTTGCAGCTTGTCTCAAGGCACAAAGGCGACTTTGAAAAGAGCGCTCCCCTGTTCCTGCTGTTTGATGAACGCTGGCTGACTGGCGACTTGCTGAAAAAACTTAGAAGAGTTCAATTTTAA
- a CDS encoding methylated-DNA--[protein]-cysteine S-methyltransferase — MEQKIYYDILHLEGNEIYISATDKGLCYVGSPEEGYEDMAKRFPAAVFEKSPEALKPYRDELTEYLEGELVEFSLPTDVKGTPFQEAIWGALREIPYGETCTYSDIAEKIGKPAAVRAVGTAIGANPVLMTVPCHRVIGKNGAITGYRGGIAMKEHLLELEKAHFRG, encoded by the coding sequence GTGGAGCAAAAAATCTATTATGACATCCTTCATTTGGAGGGTAATGAAATTTATATATCGGCGACGGACAAAGGCTTATGTTATGTCGGGTCACCGGAAGAAGGATATGAAGACATGGCAAAACGGTTTCCCGCTGCTGTTTTTGAAAAGAGCCCGGAAGCTTTGAAACCATACAGGGATGAATTGACTGAGTATCTTGAGGGGGAGCTAGTCGAGTTTTCCTTGCCAACCGATGTAAAAGGAACGCCATTCCAGGAAGCAATCTGGGGTGCATTGAGGGAAATCCCTTATGGGGAGACCTGTACATATTCAGATATAGCAGAAAAAATCGGTAAACCTGCAGCGGTAAGAGCAGTTGGAACAGCTATTGGTGCCAATCCAGTCCTGATGACTGTGCCTTGTCATCGCGTCATCGGCAAAAACGGAGCCATAACAGGGTACAGGGGTGGAATCGCGATGAAAGAGCATTTGTTGGAGTTGGAGAAAGCACATTTTAGAGGTTAA
- a CDS encoding flavodoxin domain-containing protein: MKSLIVYCSTHGTTAKAAHLLRKQIEGEVIAINLDKTKLHSDLELFDSVLIGGSIHAGSIQGKIKKFMKEHEDVLQRKNLGLFLCCMREGQEAHTQFENAFPHNLREAAIAKGLFGGEFIFSKMNFFEKIIAKSVSGSAEEISHLDFVSINEFAATFNRNNKYLPV, from the coding sequence ATGAAGAGTTTGATTGTTTACTGCTCAACACATGGTACGACAGCAAAAGCGGCACATCTTTTACGAAAGCAGATTGAAGGGGAAGTCATTGCCATTAATCTGGATAAGACTAAGCTGCATTCTGATTTGGAGTTGTTTGATTCGGTGTTGATCGGCGGTTCGATCCATGCCGGCAGCATCCAGGGGAAAATCAAGAAATTCATGAAAGAGCATGAGGACGTGCTGCAAAGGAAAAACCTCGGCCTGTTTCTTTGCTGTATGAGAGAAGGGCAGGAAGCACACACTCAGTTTGAAAATGCATTCCCACACAATCTGAGGGAAGCGGCAATAGCAAAAGGGTTGTTCGGAGGTGAATTCATTTTTTCAAAGATGAATTTCTTCGAGAAAATCATTGCGAAAAGCGTCAGCGGATCGGCGGAGGAAATTTCGCATCTTGACTTTGTATCGATCAATGAATTTGCGGCAACCTTTAATAGAAATAATAAATATTTACCTGTCTAA
- a CDS encoding undecaprenyl-diphosphatase yields the protein MNIELFRMINDAGKEFEALNPVIVFIANNAIYLLAAAVLIYLLSRKPGNILMIVSGLVSLVLAEVSGKIAGMFHSNHQPFAALSDVNQLIEMEVNNSFPSDHTIIFFTMSVTFWLFKRKHTYLWILLAVLVGFSRIWAGVHYPADIAVGALLGSAFAYLGYVLIPEVKYVNKNNLADKENVKNL from the coding sequence ATGAATATTGAACTTTTTAGAATGATTAATGACGCTGGAAAGGAATTCGAGGCCTTAAATCCTGTCATTGTCTTTATAGCTAACAATGCGATTTACCTGTTAGCGGCGGCTGTTCTTATATACTTGCTCAGCCGGAAGCCGGGAAACATATTGATGATTGTGAGCGGGCTAGTGTCGCTTGTCTTAGCCGAGGTGTCCGGGAAGATTGCGGGCATGTTCCACTCGAATCACCAGCCGTTTGCAGCGCTATCAGATGTCAATCAATTGATTGAGATGGAAGTGAACAACTCGTTTCCAAGCGATCATACCATTATTTTTTTTACGATGTCGGTTACGTTCTGGCTGTTTAAAAGGAAGCATACATATTTATGGATTCTGCTCGCAGTGTTGGTTGGTTTTTCACGGATATGGGCTGGGGTGCATTATCCGGCAGACATTGCTGTTGGGGCATTGCTAGGGTCAGCATTTGCTTATCTTGGCTATGTACTGATTCCCGAAGTGAAGTATGTGAACAAGAATAATTTGGCAGACAAGGAAAATGTAAAAAATCTCTGA
- a CDS encoding hemolysin family protein codes for MEVPIGLVILLGVLILLSAFFSSAETAFSSVNRIRLRNYESEGRAGSKKALYISENFDDALSTILVGNNIVNIAAASISSKVAVDIFGASTGLIVSTFGMTILILIFGEILPKSIAKENAEAYSLKISGILLLLIKILTPINFVFSKLKASVSRMFSKDGEVQPSVTEEEIKVMVDISEEEGVINNDERELVHRSLEFNDVLVGEILTHRMDMITIEVNQPLEEIKQIFLEERFSRIPVYEDNIDNVIGFLSEREFFAELIQNKEVNVREMLRQPMFVVKSMKIATLLPELQRTKSHMAIVVDEFGGTSGLITLEDILEELVGEIWDEHDEKVNIMTKIDESTYEFDAQYDLDDFAELFNVPMPETSYHNLGGWIFETLESIPVNGDTFVYETLRIIVKEVENHRIRKIKVEIMPVLEVEE; via the coding sequence TTGGAAGTTCCCATAGGTTTAGTCATTTTATTAGGTGTTTTAATTCTTTTGTCTGCCTTCTTTTCATCGGCAGAAACCGCTTTTTCCAGCGTCAATAGAATCAGGCTGCGAAACTATGAGTCTGAGGGCCGTGCTGGAAGCAAGAAAGCTTTGTATATTTCCGAGAATTTTGATGACGCGCTGTCTACAATTCTAGTAGGTAACAACATCGTCAACATTGCGGCGGCGAGTATATCATCCAAGGTAGCTGTTGATATCTTCGGAGCAAGCACAGGTCTTATCGTAAGTACATTTGGTATGACCATCTTGATCCTGATTTTTGGTGAAATTTTGCCAAAGTCGATCGCGAAGGAAAATGCAGAAGCTTATTCGTTAAAAATTTCCGGTATCCTGCTATTGCTGATCAAAATCCTTACGCCGATCAATTTCGTGTTCAGTAAATTGAAGGCATCCGTATCGAGGATGTTCTCGAAGGATGGGGAAGTCCAGCCATCTGTCACCGAAGAAGAAATCAAGGTGATGGTAGACATCAGTGAAGAAGAGGGTGTCATCAACAACGATGAGAGGGAGCTTGTGCACCGTTCCCTGGAATTTAACGATGTTCTTGTCGGCGAAATTTTAACACATCGAATGGATATGATTACAATCGAAGTAAACCAGCCTCTTGAGGAAATCAAGCAGATTTTCCTTGAGGAACGTTTTTCACGAATTCCAGTTTATGAAGATAATATAGATAATGTCATCGGATTCTTGTCCGAACGTGAGTTTTTCGCTGAATTAATCCAGAATAAAGAAGTGAATGTCCGCGAGATGCTTCGTCAGCCGATGTTCGTCGTGAAGTCGATGAAAATCGCGACCCTCCTGCCAGAGCTGCAAAGGACGAAAAGCCATATGGCCATTGTCGTCGATGAATTTGGCGGCACGAGCGGCTTGATTACGCTTGAAGACATCCTTGAAGAGCTGGTCGGCGAAATTTGGGATGAGCACGATGAAAAGGTCAACATCATGACAAAGATCGATGAAAGCACGTATGAGTTCGATGCCCAGTATGACCTGGATGATTTTGCTGAATTGTTCAATGTGCCAATGCCGGAGACATCTTACCATAATCTCGGCGGCTGGATTTTTGAAACCTTGGAGAGTATCCCGGTAAACGGTGACACATTTGTTTATGAAACACTAAGAATTATCGTCAAGGAAGTAGAAAACCATCGTATCCGTAAAATTAAAGTAGAAATCATGCCCGTTTTAGAGGTTGAAGAATAG